Sequence from the Phragmites australis chromosome 6, lpPhrAust1.1, whole genome shotgun sequence genome:
TGCATGAACGGTCGGTCGCCTGCCGCAGCGCACGGGGGAACGCCCGGAGGCCCGAAGCGCATGGGCAATCTAGCCTGGAGGACAGGGACCCGCGCGGCTGCGGGGTCAGAGGTGCGATCAGATCCGGCGGCGAGGCGATTCAATGCCCGGCGCGGCGTTCCTACCTGGAATCGCAGCTTGACTCGCGGCGCTCGGGGCCACCCCAGTTAACTGCGCCCGGCGCACGCAGCGCAGCAACTGCAAGCGCGGAGCACGGAATGGCCCGCGCCCCTCAATCCAGCAACTCTGGAGGCGGGCCCGAACGGCACAGTGATCACGGCACGGGGAGGGAGAGCCGTGAGCTGGAACGATACGGGGCGACAGCCGGTGCAGCAAAAGTTTTCACCGGGACCATCTCCTCCTTTCCGCTCTTGATCGCGGACGGGGAAACAGAAAAAGGCGGTACTGCTCGCTGGGAACAAGGACGGCTTGTCCCGGCGACTGGCGTAGAAGTTCGGCAGGCTCGGTTGCTGAGAAGCGTATACAACAATACAGTAAGCTAATAGCTATAAAACATTGTCCATAATATTTATAGGTAGCACAATAAATAACTCTTTAAATGAATTAGCTCTATCATTTCCCCTAATTTAATATGGGTCTAGacgtaaaaaaaataatataggtCTCATGTAATAGGTTATTAAAAATCTACATACATCCTCAAAATACGCTATAGACtgattatagattttttttttctttcctcgcTTTAACTCTCTACCACATAGACCAAAATATGATGTGGACGTTCTAATAACTAACTGACATGTATCTTGGACACACTTAAATCTGAGAAACCGTTAGCTACCTCTCGCCGAAACGATGCGGCGTTACCAGTGGTGACAGTTCTGCAGTTTCGGGCATTGTTTCCTGCCCTTGCCTTACGTGTTATTTACGAGGCAGCTTCTGGGTGCAAGATTTGGACCTGCGGTCATCCTTCACTTCACATGGCTGGCGTGAGGTTACGTTCGCGTTCGACCACAAACACGCTCCGGGGTACTGTCATAGATTAGTAGTACTAGTTGTCTATTCAGGATTTAATTTACTTTCGTGTGGACTAGGTTCGGCCTGACATTGGATACTTGTCTATGACGTTCACACGGCTGTACTAGTCTTGTTTGACGAGTAAACACGGCAGGAGCCAAGCACGATCAACAAAGAGGAACCGGGCTGTCCCGAAAGAACGTTCGTGCAAACGGAGGTGGGTTGGGCTGGCCTGTCTAGTCCTTTGTTGTCCCGACCTAAAGGCCCAAGAGAGGTACAAATGCAGAGCAAGGCCGGACTACCTGGGCTTCTGCCGAGCCCCGGTCTAGCTGCAGCCCACACCGCAAAGACTTCGGCGGTGGAGACGTACCAAGCCCCCGCTGTGGCTTCCAATGATCGATAATAGGAAGCGACATTACAGCTGCAAGTAGTAGCTAAATTTTTGTGATACCTAAAAGGGTGTTCATCTGTAACTGGAATTGCCAAGATCTGCAAGACCCCAAAGACGCATTTCGATATTCAAAAGCTTCAAATTGCGTTAGCAACATATCGGATACAATCATGGGCGGATCCGGGGGGTGGGGCCCTACTCCTTGGCAGCCCTCCTATAATTTTTAGgtacaaagaggaagaagatgagtaGAGAAAGCCCTACTTCTCGGCTCTAGATTTGCCACTGGATACAATAAgctttttcatttatttgaaCAGAAGAAACAGAGCTGAAGTTGGACCCAAGCATCAGTCTGCACAAAATCGATTTTGGGCCCTGAAGACACCAGTGATTAAAAGACAAAGATCAGCTTTAGCCATAGGAGCAAGCGAAGAGACCAAAACATCATTGTAGATTGTACCAACGAAAATTACAGATGCAGATGGCATCAGCCGCCTCTTTTAAACTTCTACTGGGCACTCAAGTCTCACTTCACCTGTTTCTAAAACTCTCTAAAACTCCCCTATTCTCTACCTGTTTAACTAACACTACAAAGAATACAGGAAAAACCTTAGATTCATGCAAAACTCTCAggatgaaaggaaaaaaagaacatacaaTGGGCTTTCAGGTAAGAATGGCCAGAAAAAAGGCTAGCCATTCCAATTTGAACTGCCTCCTCTTTCAGCTTGCTGGAGATATACGACCGAGTCTGCAGAATTACATGCGGAGTTGCGGACTATGTTTGCCTTCTCAGGCTTGTACCCTTCAGGATATATAAAAACTGAATCAACGCACAAGCCACCTTTTGTGTGGGTGCAATCGATCTGCATCATTGAGAACTTAAGTTTGACCAGCTCATCGGAGTTTGATATGTCAAAATCACCAACATAGTAAAGCTTCCAGCCTCCTTGTTCATGTAGGTAATATTCTGATGTTGCTTGCTGCTCATCAGAGGTTAAGAGCTGGAAACGTGTGGGTGTGACATCCCACCCGTGCACGTGCTCGGTTGCACAAAGCCGACGACCCATGCGCCTATAGGGTCGGCCCATGTGAAGATGGAAATAAACACTATAGGAGCCAGCAGGGAAGCAGAACTCAAGCTCCCCATCCACCTCAAGCCACCAAATTTGCTGAAGATAGGCAACCGTATGGAATCTGAAGTACCACAAAGAAGCAACTCATCAATCAAACATTCACCACAAATCTGCAAAAGTGATATGGACAGGTTGACTGCATCGGAAGGGATAACTGGCGGAGCATACTCACCCTCTCAAGGAGGCTCTGAGTAGCTAATTTACGTGGACTAAACTTGTTAATTCATTGCTTGACAATGTCGGTTATCCTCAGCTCTTTAAACAGAGTCGACACCTAACAATTCATCTaacaatcttatctctaactaaacCGAATAACAAATATTATCTCCAACTAATGAATCCAACCAAACTAACTTAAACTAACAAACTCTACCTCTATCTAATTTGATTCTCATCCTGCCGAAGATACTCTCCATAACACTGCATCCCCGCCCcccagctcgtcctcgagctgctAGGCGGAGGCCACGGCTGAAGACCATGTTCATTCCAAATGGACGCGAGGGTGGCAAGCAAGCATTGAAGTGTCACGGTCAGGATGACGATGGTGTTGGCTGCAGTTGTCATCAGGACATCGAACCGTTGACGGTATATCGTTAGCCAATGGCGAGGCAAACACCATAGTCGTCCCGACAAATGTGCATAGGTCCTCGGCGGTGAGCTATCGATGTGGGTCTTGGCGCCAACGTGGGGAAGCACAACCTGATTGTCCATGATGGATGGGATGGTTGTTGCGGATGTTGATATGCATGCGCATCGCCCATGCCATAGCCTCCAGCCTCGCGCGCGAGCTTCTCGATAGCCAGGGTGAGGGAGAATAATTGGGCCTGGAGATGGGAGATCTCATTATTGTGGCAGTCCACAGCGAGCAGAATCCGGTCGAGCTTGGACGTGATGTCAGGCCATGGTCACCGAATTGCCCATTTCTGATATGAACATACGGTGGAATTGGTGCCTTGGTGTTTGTGCTCCGGTTCTGGACTGTGTCGCACGTGAACGACGAAACAGTCAGAGGAAGTTGGCGAACTTCGGGAGGCTACCTCAGGACTTGAATCTGGCTAAGAGCGCTGGTCGCTGCTTCACCGTACGCACGTGACGACCTCAGCCGGCCGAGGGCGGAAGGTAGTCGCAAGTCGCAACACCACTGACGCTCGACGCGGCATCGCTCCCAGTCATTGCAGTTGCTGCCAGATCTGGCTGCTTCAGAACGGCACAACCAGCTATCTTACGGCGTGCTGCACGACCCAGAGCGGGAAGCAAGGCGGTGACGGAACCCGGCAGAAGGGCACACGGTGGATGGGGGCAGGCGGCCAGCCGGTGGCGGGGATCGTTGGCGCCCCCAAAGCCGGCGGATCCCGACGGATTCGAGGCGAGCCAAAGGAGCCTCAATAACAGGCGGATCCGGCGGGGGCAGAGTGGCCCAGTGCGGCGCTAGATGCACCGGCGCGGGACAAGGCTGAGGCGGCGCGGGCACACCAGCGTGAGGGAGGCCGGGGCTGGGAGATCCGGCAGGGGCGGACGGCATCAAGCGGGGCAGGCGCGCGGAGAGGTTGGCCGGCAGCCGGACGAGTGTCGTTGGGGGCAGGCGAGCGTCGACTGGCCAGGAGGACGGGGAGACGGCAACGAAGGCGACGGAACCGATCTGTTACGAAGGAGATGACAGAGGATCGATAGGTCTGATACAAAGATGATATGGACTGGTTGACTGGATCGGAAGCTGGCGGAGCGGCTAATTTAAGTGGACTAAATTTGTTAATTCATTGCTTATAATGCTGATTATCCTTAGCTCTTTAAATAGAATCGACATCTAACAATTCATCTaataatcttatctctaactaaacCGTAtaataaatcttatctctaactaatgaATCCAACCAAACTAACTTAAACTAACAAACACTATCTAATTTGATTCTTCTACCGCCGAAGATACTCTCCACAACAGGAAATAACATATATGCAGTGTGTAAAGTGTATTTCATTTGTTATTAATATATTGAGCAGATTAGAAAATGCAGCCACAATCAAAAGCAAGCACCTCAAGAACGAGCCGTAGCTCGTTTGGCAAAGTCGCCAGGTGTGCGACCGAGCTTGTCCGCGTTCGAAGCATGGCTTCGGTGCAGATGCTCACCAGGGGGTTTTAACTCCTAATTGCTCCTGAGATGGGTTTCGGGCTAGGATACACACATCCGTGCATGTTAAGTAGAATGCGCGTGCTCAAGTTTAGCGTGTGTTTAGAACGCGCACGCGTGTGCGTGCTTGGGGCATGAGTGTGGTGTGTGTGGATCGTGTACGTCATCTGTTGTACcctaataaaaaaaacaagcacCTCATATCAATTTAGCCAATTCTTGCAATAAGGTGCTCCATATTAGAAATCTTATATTGCTAAAGCGGTGTGATTTTCCTACATGCAAGAAACCTTATATTGCTAAACCTTATATCGTCTAACACAGTCACGCTCAATAAAAACGGCATTTAGTAGGCAGGTCAGGTAGAAAAATGTAATGGAAAGAAGAAATCAGCGGAAAGTATGAGGCTGCAATAAGAG
This genomic interval carries:
- the LOC133921552 gene encoding F-box protein PP2-A13-like, with the translated sequence MGAGSSTLGADGECGETSLGDMPESCVAAVLLYLDPPEICQVARLNRAFRDAASADCVWAGKLPANYRYLAALAAAADDECHGDGDANDKRFFLSATKKEIYARLCRPTFFDSGKKEFWIQKNKGGLCMCISSKVMTITGIDDRRYWSHLPTEKSRFHTVAYLQQIWWLEVDGELEFCFPAGSYSVYFHLHMGRPYRRMGRRLCATEHVHGWDVTPTRFQLLTSDEQQATSEYYLHEQGGWKLYYVGDFDISNSDELVKLKFSMMQIDCTHTKGGLCVDSVFIYPEGYKPEKANIVRNSACNSADSVVYLQQAERGGSSNWNG